In a genomic window of Cardiocondyla obscurior isolate alpha-2009 linkage group LG08, Cobs3.1, whole genome shotgun sequence:
- the LOC139105023 gene encoding cytosolic carboxypeptidase 6, translating into MVFSCEGRDPLEHTSLYQRADSEDSDAEGGLGNVNKMVMRPPGHSGKAKKGHICFDATFETGNLGRVDLISEFEYDLFIRPDTCGPRLRLWFNFTVDNVKADQRVIFNIVNLSKSANLFRQGMTPLVKSSTRPKWQRIPREQVFYYRSAQHQNHYVLSFAFSFDREDDIYQFTLTYPYSYTRYTVHLDNLCSRLLYTRRETLAESIQKRNVELVTITSDLEDRERPRKVVVVLARVHPGESPSSFVCQGLMDFLVSAHPIAQVLREYVIFKIVPMLNPDGVYLGNYRSTVMGLDLNRSWNCISEWIHPTLLATRAMLKSLDKNSQTPLDCVLDLHAHTNATGVFVYGNTYEDVYRYERHIVLPKLLAQHAEDYELGNTMYNQDHNKAGTARRYLCSILKEHVNCYSIEVSMYGYNKKGISGIMPYTEEGYYRVGRNLARVFLEYYRLTGLIPSGLPDQPSSRRARQSRQRHRFPREPRPKTVRTPATLHLASIYEYFREECEPVPSARYRSMSGTRMGQQPGTGIASETGTGVGGGCKSPSYRFRSPGAPLDRVQTLTGRPAAEPRLTIIDFNQLTRGGLELATNKNRPTVPCKRIVKSRR; encoded by the exons ATGGTTTTTTCTTGCGAGGGACGAGACCCCTTGGAGCACACCAGTCTTTATCAACGCGCTG ACAGCGAAGACAGCGATGCCGAGGGTGGCTTGGGGAACGTAAACAAAATGGTGATGCGGCCACCCGGCCACAGCGGTAAAGCTAAAAAAGGTCATATTTGCTTCGACGCAACATTCGAGACCGGCAATCTTGGCCGGGTGGACTTGATCTCCGAGTTCGAGTACGATCTTTTCATTAGGCCCGACACTTGTGGGCCTAGATTGCGCTTGTGGTTCAATTTTACCGTGGACAACGTGAAGGCGGATCAACGGGTGATCTTCAACATCGTGAATCTTTCTAAGAGCGCCAATCTCTTCCGACAAGGAATGACGCCGTTAGTGAAGAGCAGCACTAGGCCGAAATGGCAGAGGATACCGCGAGAACAG GTATTCTATTACAGATCCGCGCAGCATCAGAATCACTACGTGCTGAGCTTCGCTTTCTCGTTCGACCGCGAGGACGACATTTATCAGTTCACTCTTACGTATCCGTATTCTTACACCCGCTACACGGTGCACCTCGACAACCTGTGCAGCAGACTGCTGTACACGAGGAGAGAGACTCTGGCCGAGTCGATCCAAAAGAGGAACGTAGAGCTCGTGACTATAACTTCCGACCTCGAAGACCGGGAGCGACCTAGAAAAGTGGTCGTCGTCCTCGCTAGAGTTCACCCCGGCGAGTCGCCGTCCTCCTTCGTGTGTCAGGGTTTGATGGACTTCTTGGTCAGCGCGCATCCTATCGCTCAAGTGCTAAGAGAGTACGTGATCTTCAAGATAGTGCCGATGCTGAACCCCGACGGCGTCTATCTCGGAAACTACAG ATCCACCGTAATGGGATTGGATTTGAATCGATCCTGGAACTGCATCTCCGAATGGATTCACCCGACCCTGCTCGCGACTAGAGCGATGCTGAAGTCGCTCGATAAGAACTCGCAAACGCCACTGGACTGCGTTCTGGATTTACACGCTCACACCAATGCCACGGGCGTTTTCGTATACGGAAACACGTACGAGGATGTCTACAG ATACGAGAGGCATATTGTCCTGCCGAAACTGCTAGCTCAGCACGCGGAGGACTACGAACTGGGCAACACTATGTACAATCAGGATCACAACAAAGCCGGAACTGCTCGCCGGTATTTGTGCTCCATCCTGAAGGAGCACGTCAATTGCTACAGCATCGAAGTATCCATGTACGGTTACAACAAGAAAGGAATATCAGGCATAATGCCGTACACGGAAGAAggat ATTACAGAGTGGGACGCAATCTGGCACGAGTTTTTCTAGAATATTACAGGCTCACCGGACTTATCCCGTCGGGGCTTCCCGATCAGCCGTCGAGCAGACGAGCGCGTCAATCTCGCCAGAGGCACCGCTTTCCGAGGGAGCCCAGACCGAAAACGGTCCGTACGCCAGCGACCTTGCATCTCGCCAGCATTTACGA GTACTTCCGGGAGGAGTGCGAGCCGGTCCCGAGCGCTCGTTACCGATCGATGAGTGGTACCCGGATGGGACAGCAGCCCGGAACCGGAATCGCGAGTGAAACTGGAACGGGCGTCGGCGGCGGGTGCAAAAGCCCGAGCTACAGGTTCCGCAGCCCCGGGGCACCGCTCGACAGGGTGCAAACTCTGACGGGGCGACCCGCCGCCGAGCCGCGGCTCACCATTATCGATTTCAATCAGCTGACGCGGGGCGGTTTGGAGCTCGCGACCAACAAGAACAGACCGACAGTCCCGTGCAAGAGGATCGTCAAATCGCGCAGATAA
- the LOC139104727 gene encoding uncharacterized protein isoform X1, translating into MWQHRAIGLLAILFTACIQAQGVELWRAKRYSGGGSFASSSASSSASASAVGGGSSFSKSNSQAVGSASAGAQSSALTNGYGGSGGYGGGGHGGIGGGYGGGGHGGGIEGGHGGFGGGHGGGSHGGFEGGHGGGSHGGFEGGHGGFGGGHGGYGGSGGYGGSGHGGGHGGIGGSHGGIEGGHGGIGGGHGGIGGGHGGSHGGFGGGIEDGHGGFGHGGGHGGGHGGGSHGDFGGSHGGFGGGHGGGYGGSHGGAGHGGSGGGYGGSGGYGLGGYNDHGGHNGGIEKVSGGLGGGGSGAGSYGGSSAGAGSFGGSSSGGHAGGLGGHGGGGGYGGANSNAGSFGGSGSTGGFGGSGTGGYGGEHGGGGYGGTGGFGGGHGGTLGGHGGGLSGGYGGAGGHLGSGHGHGGSGGYKGGIGSGSASAQASANANAGAGSGGYGGHAGHGPGVDIFTRIGDTDEGASQSGTVDDAKGVYSSSAVNIDNTGKGTYSVKAGKIPT; encoded by the exons ATGTGGCAGCATCGAGCGATCGGTCTTTTGGCCATTTTATTTACAGCATGTATTCAAGCACAAG gAGTTGAATTATGGCGTGCGAAACGTTACAGCGGCGGAGGTTCATTCGCATCTAGCAGTGCTAGCAGTTCAGCTAGCGCAAGTGCGGTTGGTGGTGGTAGCAGTTTCTCCAAGTCTAATTCTCAAGCCGTCGGTAGTGCTTCAGCAGGTGCACAATCTTCGGCTCTGACGAATGGATATGGAGGCAGCGGCGGATACGGTGGCGGTGGCCACGGAGGAATTGGGGGTGGTTATGGAGGAGGCGGCCATGGTGGTGGCATAGAAGGTGGTCATGGTGGATTTGGAGGCGGTCATGGAGGAGGTTCACACGGTGGCTTTGAAGGTGGCCACGGAGGAGGTTCACACGGTGGCTTTGAAGGTGGCCACGGTGGCTTTGGAGGTGGCCACGGTGGCTACGGAGGAAGCGGTGGATATGGTGGCAGTGGCCACGGAGGAGGCCACGGAGGAATCGGCGGTAGTCATGGAGGAATCGAGGGTGGTCACGGAGGAATCGGAGGTGGACACGGAGGAATCGGGGGTGGTCATGGAGGAAGCCACGGTGGTTTTGGTGGCGGCATAGAAGATGGTCATGGAGGATTTGGTCACGGAGGTGGCCATGGAGGAGGTCACGGAGGAGGTTCGCACGGCGATTTTGGAGGTAGCCACGGTGGCTTTGGAGGCGGCCACGGTGGGGGGTATGGAGGAAGTCACGGTGGTGCTGGACATGGAGGAAGCGGCGGCGGCTACGGAGGAAGCGGTGGATatg GACTTGGAGGCTATAATG atCACGGTGGTCATAATGGCGGAATTGAAAAAGTTAGTGGAGGTTTAGGTGGTGGTGGGTCTGGGGCCGGCAGCTACGGTGGAAGTAGTGCCGGTGCTGGCAGTTTTGGAGGAAGTAGCTCCGGAGGTCACGCTGGTGGCCTCGGAGGAcatggtggtggtggtggttaTGGTGGAGCTAATTCTAATGCAGGTAGTTTCGGAGGTAGTGGTAGCACAGGAGGTTTTGGTGGAAGTGGAACCGGTGGATATGGAGGTGAAC ATGGAGGCGGTGGATACGGCGGCACCGGTGGATTTGGCGGTGGTCATGGAGGAACCTTAGGTGGTCATGGAGGAGGCTTAAGTGGTGGGTACGGTGGTGCAGGAGGACATTTAGGTTCCGGACATGGGCATGGTGGAAGTGGAGGTTATAAag GAGGAATTGGAAGTGGTAGTGCTAGTGCTCAAGCTAGTGCAAACGCCAATGCAGGTGCTGGAAGTGGAGGATACGGAGGCCACGCCGGTCACGGACCGGGAGTAGA TATATTTACCCGTATCGGCGACACCGATGAAGGCGCGAGCCAGAGTGGTACCGTCGACGATGCCAAAGGAGTTTACAGTAGTAGTGCGGTGAACATAGACAATACCGGCAAAGGTACTTACTCCGTCAAAGCCGGTAAAATTCCGACGTAA
- the LOC139104731 gene encoding protein TIPIN homolog yields the protein MADFSDYEGDENIIEHYENQESGNERDSHGEEQDATSDNEMGAARRIHPSTSKSKSHVVRNPVPKLNTERLKGPNGILALENYFEGFKFYGKGHEKTDLERIMKRLQHWSYRLFPKFHFDDFLTRVEQLGMKKDMQVFIKKYRTDMITSDNNSNTNDIVDKDDEDEEQESAPLDDFDLLITEQIQKQKRAETRASVVASSEDAFDKLLTQSSNVQNSQTGNTNTVANTDANTDVNIEVNTNASNINTNTNASMANELKDEIKQKIERNKQLAIQRRLQRHKEYEEKIKRTKLIDDKAMEIINESKEISTQADNMQSQVNENANEATVIKAEDTLSKE from the coding sequence ATGGCGGATTTTTCAGATTACGAGGGTGACGAAAATATCATAGAGCACTATGAGAATCAAGAATCAGGCAACGAGCGCGATAGCCATGGAGAGGAACAGGATGCAACTTCCGATAATGAGATGGGAGCTGCGAGGAGAATACATCCGTCAACGTCTAAATCAAAATCGCATGTAGTGAGAAATCCTGTGCCCAAACTTAATACGGAAAGATTGAAGGGCCCGAACGGTATCCTCGCCTTAGAAAATTACTTCGAGGGCTTCAAGTTTTACGGCAAGGGTCATGAAAAAACGGATCTCGAGCGAATCATGAAGAGACTACAGCATTGGTCCTACCGACTGTTTCCCAAGTTCCATTTCGACGATTTTCTCACGAGAGTCGAGCAACTGGGAATGAAAAAGGATATGCAAGTGTTTATCAAGAAGTATCGAACAGATATGATTACTTCAGACAATAATTCCAATACCAATGATATTGTAGATAAGGATGACGAAGATGAGGAACAGGAAAGCGCGCCTCTGGACGACTTTGATTTGCTGATAACTGAACAAATTCAGAAGCAAAAACGAGCAGAAACGCGCGCTTCCGTTGTCGCTTCAAGCGAAGATGCATTTGACAAACTTTTAACACAGTCCTCCAATGTACAAAATTCGCAAACAGGTAATACAAATACTGTTGCCAATACTGACGCTAATACCGACGTTAATATCGAAGTTAATACTAATGCTAGCAATATTAATACCAATACTAATGCTAGTATGGCCAATGAGTTAAAggatgaaataaaacaaaaaattgagAGAAACAAGCAATTGGCAATTCAAAGAAGACTTCAAAGGCACAAGGAgtacgaagaaaaaattaagaggaCGAAATTGATCGATGATAAAGCtatggaaattataaatgaaagTAAAGAGATAAGTACTCAGGCAGACAATATGCAATCGCAAGTAAACGAAAATGCAAATGAAGCGACTGTCATAAAAGCAGAAGATACACTGTCAAAAGAATAA
- the LOC139104727 gene encoding uncharacterized protein isoform X2, which produces MWQHRAIGLLAILFTACIQAQGVELWRAKRYSGGGSFASSSASSSASASAVGGGSSFSKSNSQAVGSASAGAQSSALTNGYGGSGGYGGGGHGGIGGGYGGGGHGGGIEGGHGGFGGGHGGGSHGGFEGGHGGGSHGGFEGGHGGFGGGHGGYGGSGGYGGSGHGGGHGGIGGSHGGIEGGHGGIGGGHGGIGGGHGGSHGGFGGGIEDGHGGFGHGGGHGGGHGGGSHGDFGGSHGGFGGGHGGGYGGSHGGAGHGGSGGGYGGSGGYGLGGYNDGGGGYGGTGGFGGGHGGTLGGHGGGLSGGYGGAGGHLGSGHGHGGSGGYKGGIGSGSASAQASANANAGAGSGGYGGHAGHGPGVDIFTRIGDTDEGASQSGTVDDAKGVYSSSAVNIDNTGKGTYSVKAGKIPT; this is translated from the exons ATGTGGCAGCATCGAGCGATCGGTCTTTTGGCCATTTTATTTACAGCATGTATTCAAGCACAAG gAGTTGAATTATGGCGTGCGAAACGTTACAGCGGCGGAGGTTCATTCGCATCTAGCAGTGCTAGCAGTTCAGCTAGCGCAAGTGCGGTTGGTGGTGGTAGCAGTTTCTCCAAGTCTAATTCTCAAGCCGTCGGTAGTGCTTCAGCAGGTGCACAATCTTCGGCTCTGACGAATGGATATGGAGGCAGCGGCGGATACGGTGGCGGTGGCCACGGAGGAATTGGGGGTGGTTATGGAGGAGGCGGCCATGGTGGTGGCATAGAAGGTGGTCATGGTGGATTTGGAGGCGGTCATGGAGGAGGTTCACACGGTGGCTTTGAAGGTGGCCACGGAGGAGGTTCACACGGTGGCTTTGAAGGTGGCCACGGTGGCTTTGGAGGTGGCCACGGTGGCTACGGAGGAAGCGGTGGATATGGTGGCAGTGGCCACGGAGGAGGCCACGGAGGAATCGGCGGTAGTCATGGAGGAATCGAGGGTGGTCACGGAGGAATCGGAGGTGGACACGGAGGAATCGGGGGTGGTCATGGAGGAAGCCACGGTGGTTTTGGTGGCGGCATAGAAGATGGTCATGGAGGATTTGGTCACGGAGGTGGCCATGGAGGAGGTCACGGAGGAGGTTCGCACGGCGATTTTGGAGGTAGCCACGGTGGCTTTGGAGGCGGCCACGGTGGGGGGTATGGAGGAAGTCACGGTGGTGCTGGACATGGAGGAAGCGGCGGCGGCTACGGAGGAAGCGGTGGATatg GACTTGGAGGCTATAATG ATGGAGGCGGTGGATACGGCGGCACCGGTGGATTTGGCGGTGGTCATGGAGGAACCTTAGGTGGTCATGGAGGAGGCTTAAGTGGTGGGTACGGTGGTGCAGGAGGACATTTAGGTTCCGGACATGGGCATGGTGGAAGTGGAGGTTATAAag GAGGAATTGGAAGTGGTAGTGCTAGTGCTCAAGCTAGTGCAAACGCCAATGCAGGTGCTGGAAGTGGAGGATACGGAGGCCACGCCGGTCACGGACCGGGAGTAGA TATATTTACCCGTATCGGCGACACCGATGAAGGCGCGAGCCAGAGTGGTACCGTCGACGATGCCAAAGGAGTTTACAGTAGTAGTGCGGTGAACATAGACAATACCGGCAAAGGTACTTACTCCGTCAAAGCCGGTAAAATTCCGACGTAA
- the LOC139104735 gene encoding U6 snRNA-associated Sm-like protein LSm6 → MSRKEALSQFIQQIHGRPVVVKLNSGVDYRGVLACIDGYMNIALEQTEEYVNGQLKDKYGDAFIRGNNVLYISTQKRRN, encoded by the exons ATGAGCCGGAAGGAAGCGTTGTCTCAATTTATACAACAAATTCATGGACGTCCCgttgttgtaaaattaaatagtggTGTTGATTATAGAG GAGTATTAGCTTGCATAGACGGCTATATGAACATAGCACTTGAACAGACAGAAGAATATGTTAACGGACAACTAAAAGACAAATACGGGGATGCATTCATACGAGGAAATAACGTCCTGTACATAAGCACGCAAAAGCGTAGAAATTGA